The Curtobacterium sp. MCSS17_015 genomic sequence ACCGGTCCGTGGTCGGCACGCTCGAGACGGTCGTGGTGCGCGCCGAGTTGCACACGGGTCTGCGCGTGCCGGTCCGGCTCGTCCCGCCGGCCGACGAGCCACGCGCGCCCGTGGTGCCGGCCGGAGCACTCGTGACCGTCCGGGGTCAGCTCCAGGCGGACGATCCCGGTGCACCGACGTCCGTCGTCGTCTTCGCCCAAGGTCCGATCGAGACCACGGCGGGTCCGACGGGTGTCCTCGGCGTCAGTGCCGTCGCGCGGGCGGCCTTCGTGACGGTCACCACGGGCCTCCCGGAGCCGGGCGGCGCGCTCCTCCGCGGGCTCGCGATCGGTGACCGGTCCGGGCTGGACCCGGAGACCGAGCAGGCGATGGAGACGTCGGCGCTGACGCACCTGACGGCGGTCTCCGGCTCGAACTGCGCAGTCGTCGTCGCCCTGGTGGTCCTGCTCGGCCGTGCGCTGGGCGTCCCGCGGATCGTGCGGGCCACAGTCGCGGTCGCGGTGCTGCTCGGCTTCGTCGTCCTGGTCCGCCCCGACCCGTCGATCACCCGGGCTGCCGTGATGGCCGTGGTGGTCCTCGTCGTGCACCTGACCGGACGGCCGGTGCGCGGCGTGCCGCTCATCGCGATCGCGGTCCTCGGCATGCTCGTGGTCGACCCGTGGGTCGCCCGCTCGTTCGCGTTCGCGCTCTCGGTCCTGGCGACGACCGGCATCGTGGTCCTCGCCCCGCCGCTCACCGACCTGCTCGCCCGTCGGACCTGGCCCCCGGTCGCGGCAGCCGTGTCGGTGCCGGTCGCGGCGCAGATCGCGTGCTGGCCGGTCACCATCCCGTTGTCGCCGACGGTGCCGACCTACGCGGTGCCGGCGAACCTGCTCGCGGAGTTCCTGGCCCCGGTCGCCACCGTCGTCGGCCTCGGCGCATGTCTGCTCGCACCGCTGTGGCCCACCGGCGCGGGGGTGCTCGCGGGCGTGGGATGGGTCCCGGCAGCGGCCATCGGAGCCGTCGCCCACGGGGCGGCCGCGCTGCCGGTGGCATCGGTGCCGTGGCCGTCCGGCACGGGCGGGATCGTCGGCGCCGCCGCGGTGAGTGTCGCGCTGGCGGTGGGGGTGCTCGCGCCGGGTCGGGTCCGCCGCAGCCTGTTCGTCCTGGCAGCCGTCATCGCTGCGGTCGGCGTCGGTTCGGTCGCGGTGCCCGAGGTCCTGGTGCGCGGCAGCGTGCCGACGGGGTGGACGATCGCGATGTGTGACGTCGGGCAGGGGGACGCCACCGTGCTCCGGAGTGCCGGCCGGACGGCGCTCGTCGACACCGGGGACGATCCCGGACGGCTCCGGGACTGCCTCGCGCTGCTCGGCGTGGACCACCTCGACCTGCTCGTCCTGACGCACTTCGACCGCGACCACGTCGGTGCCGTGGCCGAGGTCTCCCGCCAGGTCGACACCGCCCTCGTCGGACCCGTCGGCAGGCCCGCGGACGCCCGCGTCGTGTCCGATCTGCGGGCGGCGCAGGTCGACGTCCGCCAGGCTGCCGACGGGACCAGCGGGCTGCTCGGCGAGCTCGGGTGGCGCGTGCTGTGGCCGCCGAGCGGGGACGAGCGCGCCGGCAACGCGGCGAGCATCGTCCTCCGGGTCGACCCGGCGCCGGGAGAGCCCTGCCCCGGGTGCCTCAGCACGGTGCTGCTCGGCGACCTGGGCGAGGACGCGCAACGCCGACTCCTCCGGACCGCGGCGCCGGACGCGCTCGCGCCGGTCGACGTGGTCAAGGTCGCGCACCACGGATCCGCCGACCAGGACCCGGAGCTGTACCGCGTGCTCGCTGCCCGCGTCGGCCTGATCGGGGTCGGGGCGGACAACGACTACGGGCACCCGACGGAACGGGCGCTGGAGATGCTCGTGGCGGCCGGCACCACTCCGTACCGGACGGACCGGTCGGGCACGATCGTCATCCGGGGCGGCGAGCCTCCGGACAGGGGCGCCGGCGACGATGCCGATGACGGGGCAATCGGGGGAGACGTCAGCGGCCCGGCCGAGGCGATCGGTCTTCGCCCGCTCGAGGTGTGGACGGAACGTCGCGATGACGACACAGGTTCCGGCCAGAGCATGTCCGGCACCAGCAGCAGGCCCGCAGCCCTGGTCGCCGTCGTCGGCCGGGCTCGTCGGCTGTCGCCCGTAGGATCGAGGCGACCTCGACCGTTCCTGCCGACTGTGCAGCGGAAGGGCCGGCGTCGCCACCCAGCACCACCGGAAGGACCCGCATGCCTGCCAAGAAGCCCGCGCGCGCCGCAGCGAAGATCGACCAGGTCCCGTGGTCGGCGATCCGGCCGGCACCGGTCGTCCTGGTCACGGGCGCGGAGACGTTCCTCGCCGAGCGGTCGATCGGCATGCTCCGGGACCTGCTCGTCGGCGAGGACCCGGCGCTCGAGGTGCACGACCTCGAAGCCGACCAGTACGCGCCCGGCCTGCTGGCCACGCTGGCGAGCCCGTCGCTGTTCGGTGAACCCCGGCTCGTGCGCGTCACGCACGTCGAGAAGTGCACGGACGCCTTCATCACCGAGAGCATCTCGTACCTGCAGGCCCCGGCGGACGACGTCACCCTGGTGCTCCGACACGGTGGGGGAGTCCGGGGCAAGAAGCTCCTCGACACCATCCGCAGCGGGGTCGGTGGCGGCATCGAGGTCCAGTGCGACGAGATCAAGCGCGACACCGACCGGATCGACTTCGTCAACGCGGAGTTCCGCGCCGCCCGCCGGAAGATCGCACCCTCGGCCGTCCGCACCCTGGTCGCCGCGTTCGCCGACGACCTCGCCGAACTCGCCGCTGCATGTCGCCAGCTCCTCGCGGACGAGGCCGACGAGATCACCGACCGCACCGTCGACAAGTACTACGGCGGCCGGGTCGAGACGAACGCGTTCAAGGTGGCCGACATCGCCCTCGCCGGTCGTTCCGCTCCGGCGATCGTCGAACTGCGGCACGCCCTCGCGACCGGTGAGGCCCCGGTCCCGATCGTCGCCGCCTTCGCGAGCAAGATCCGCACGATGGCGAAGGTGAGTTCCTACCGCGGGTCGAGCGGGCAGGCCGCTTCCGCACTCGGTCTGGCGCCGTGGCAGGTGCAGCGTGCCCAGCGCGACGTCGCCGGGTGGAGCGAAGCCGGTCTCGCGAACGCCA encodes the following:
- the holA gene encoding DNA polymerase III subunit delta, which gives rise to MPAKKPARAAAKIDQVPWSAIRPAPVVLVTGAETFLAERSIGMLRDLLVGEDPALEVHDLEADQYAPGLLATLASPSLFGEPRLVRVTHVEKCTDAFITESISYLQAPADDVTLVLRHGGGVRGKKLLDTIRSGVGGGIEVQCDEIKRDTDRIDFVNAEFRAARRKIAPSAVRTLVAAFADDLAELAAACRQLLADEADEITDRTVDKYYGGRVETNAFKVADIALAGRSAPAIVELRHALATGEAPVPIVAAFASKIRTMAKVSSYRGSSGQAASALGLAPWQVQRAQRDVAGWSEAGLANAIMSIAAADAAVKGGSRDAHFALELMVRTIARRGEER